Proteins from a genomic interval of Gadus morhua chromosome 19, gadMor3.0, whole genome shotgun sequence:
- the LOC115532531 gene encoding uncharacterized protein LOC115532531: protein MSESHLMGFLVLFLSILRTESTIGILNSINDLKKIPFGQSVPQHSLVLLHWFANTIEINNDTIVLTFEPDHGDYGTHHYRNYETVLNPLPFGQQYYTLGNINPMVNNDGNSLPSYFTGRLDDLLGGEELNRARIIFSLLDQNTISQVFITQHYEANQGQGTVYDPEHTYQISINLLRELRVFSLDRREQSDLSEIGSNIGSGINDHELSSVRNMWGQLACVGLLLFIVINERNSPCSPNRARDPKLTPKRNVGEPKLPPKQNVGEPDLPLKPNVRVPESPPKHNVQASATPHISVNIPENNFNLRRLNQGWDIVQCCHKCWCAFKLCRLIVGIIIAINIIIIIYVSLT from the coding sequence ATGTCGGAAAGTCATCTAATGGGCTTTTTAGTCCTTTTTCTATCAATCCTTCGGACTGAATCAACTATAGGAATTCTCAATTCAATCAACGACCTGAAGAAAATCCCATTTGGCCAATCGGTGCCCCAGCACAGCCTTGTGCTGCTCCACTGGTTTGCTAACACCATAGAAATAAACAACGATACGATAGTGCTGACCTTTGAACCAGACCATGGAGACTATGGCACTCATCACTATAGAAACTATGAGACAGTCCTGAATCCACTGCCCTTCGGCCAGCAGTACTACACCCTTGGCAACATCAACCCCATGGTCAACAATGATGGAAACTCTTTGCCCTCTTATTTCACTGGTCGACTAGACGATCTGTTGGGGGGTGAGGAACTGAACAGGGCCCGCATCATATTCTCGCTCTTGGACCAGAACACCATCAGTCAGGTGTTCATCACACAGCACTACGAGGCCAATCAGGGTCAGGGGACTGTGTATGACCCAGAGCACACCTACCAGATCAGCATCAACCTCTTGAGGGAGCTCAGAGTCTTCTCCTTGGACCGAAGAGAACAGTCTGATCTGTCAGAGATCGGCAGCAACATCGGAAGCGGCATCAATGACCATGAACTTTCGTCTGTAAGAAACATGTGGGGCCAGCTGGCGTGTGTCGGACTGCTGTTGTTCATCGTGATCAACGAGAGGAATTCTCCTTGCAGTCCCAACAGAGCTCGAGATCCGAAGCTTACTCCAAAACGTAACGTTGGAGAACCAAAGCTTCCTCCCAAACAAAACGTTGGAGAACCGGATCTTCCTCTTAAACCTAACGTTCGAGTACCAGAGAGTCCTCCGAAACATAACGTTCAAGCAAGCGCAACTCCGCACATATCTGTGAATATCCCAGAGAACAACTTCAACCTCAGACGACTAAACCAGGGCTGGGACATTGTTCAATGTTGTCACAAATGTTGGTGTGCATTCAAGTTATGCAGACTAATAGTAGGAATAATTATAGcaataaacataataataataatatacgtGTCCCTAACTTAA
- the LOC115532528 gene encoding uncharacterized protein LOC115532528, whose translation MLESHLMGSLVLLLLILRTESTNGILNSINDLKKIPFGQSVPQHSLVLLHWFANTIEIDNNDAIELTFEPNNGDYGTHHYGNYERVLDRVPSGNQYYTLGNINPMINNNRNSLPSYVVGDLNHLLGREELNRARIIFSHHILAHTTHQVFITQHYEVNQNRGSGYDPGHTYQITIDLLRELRVLSSDRREQSELSEIGGNFGSAIDSNELSSIRNKFGQLACVGLLLFIVINERNLPCRPNRAREPKRPPKRNVGEPKLPPKQNVGEPKLPPKQNVAEPKLPPKVNVGEPKLPPKQNVGEEQLPLNPNVRVLESPPKRNVQACATPHISVNIPENDFNLRRPNQDWDDDQCCCKCWCAFKICVVIAGLIIAIITTLIIIIIY comes from the coding sequence ATGTTAGAAAGTCATCTTATGGGCTCTTTAGTCCTCCTTCTTTTAATCCTTCGTACTGAATCAACTAATGGAATTCTCAATTCAATCAACGACCTGAAGAAAATCCCATTCGGCCAATCGGTGCCCCAGCACAGCCTTGTGCTGCTCCACTGGTTTGCTAACACCATAGAAATAGACAACAACGACGCAATAGAGCTGACCTTTGAACCAAACAATGGAGACTATGGCACTCATCACTATGGAAACTATGAGAGAGTCCTGGATCGAGTGCCCTCCGGCAACCAGTACTACACCCTCGGCAACATCAACCCCATGATCAACAATAACAGAAACTCTTTGCCCTCTTATGTCGTGGGTGACCTAAACCATCTGTTGGGGAGGGAGGAACTGAACAGGGCCCGCATCATATTCTCGCATCATATTCTCGCACACACCACTCACCAGGTGTTCATCACACAGCACTACGAGGTCAATCAGAACCGGGGGTCTGGGTACGACCCAGGTCACACCTACCAGATCACCATCGACCTCTTGAGGGAGCTCAGAGTCCTATCCTCGGACAGAAGAGAACAGTCCGAGCTGTCAGAGATCGGAGGCAACTTCGGTAGCGCCATCGACAGCAACGAACTTTCGTCTATAAGAAACAAGTTTGGCCAGCTGGCGTGTGTCGGACTGCTGTTGTTCATCGTGATCAACGAGAGGAATTTGCCTTGCAGACCCAACAGAGCTCGAGAACCGAAGCGTCCTCCAAAACGTAACGTTGGAGAACCAAAGCTTCCTCCCAAACAAAACGTTGGAGAACCGAAGCTTCCTCCCAAACAAAACGTTGCAGAACCGAAGCTTCCTCCCAAAGTAAACGTTGGAGAACCGAAGCTTCCTCCCAAACAAAACGTTGGAGAAGAGCAGCTTCCTCTGAATCCTAACGTTCGAGTACTGGAGAGTCCTCCAAAACGTAACGTTCAAGCCTGCGCCACTCCGCACATATCTGTGAATATTCCAGAAAACGACTTCAACCTCAGGCGACCTAATCAGGACTGGGACGATGATCAATGTTGCTGCAAATGTTGGTGTGCGTTCAAGATATGCGTAGTAATAGCTGGATTAATAATAGCGATAATCACaactctaataataataataatatactag
- the LOC115532530 gene encoding uncharacterized protein LOC115532530, producing the protein MPESHLMGFLVLFLSILPTESTIGILNSINDLKKIPFGQSVPKQSLPLLHWFANTIGFDNNDLIELTFEPSNGDYGTHHYGNYEGVLDRLPAGQQYYTLGNINPMINNNGISLPSYVAGHVNHLLGGEELNRARIIFSLLDQDTIDQVFITQHYEANQDLGTGYDPVHTYQITFNLLRVLRVFSLDRRQHSELSEIGGNIGSGITDHELSSVRNTWGQLACVGLLLFIVINERNSPCRPNRAREPKRPPKCNVREPKLPPKRNVRQPKLPLKPNIRVLASPPKRNVRASVTPHISVNIPENDINLRPSNQDWDIFQCCYKCWFVFKICGLIVGVAIVISIIIIICKYLP; encoded by the coding sequence ATGCCGGAAAGTCATCTGATGGGCTTTTTAgtcctctttctctcaatcCTTCCTACTGAATCAACTATTGGAATTCTCAACTCAATCAACGACCTGAAGAAAATCCCCTTCGGCCAATCGGTGCCCAAGCAAAGCCTTCCGCTGCTCCACTGGTTTGCCAACACCATAGGATTTGACAACAACGACTTGATAGAGCTGACCTTTGAACCAAGCAATGGAGACTATGGCACTCATCACTATGGAAACTATGAGGGAGTCCTGGATCGACTGCCAGCCGGCCAGCAGTACTACACCCTCGGCAACATCAACCCCATGATCAACAATAACGGAATCTCTTTGCCCTCTTATGTCGCGGGTCACGTAAACCATCTGTTGGGGGGTGAGGAACTCAACAGGGCCCGCATCATATTCTCGCTCTTGGACCAGGACACCATCGACCAGGTGTTCATCACACAGCACTACGAGGCCAATCAGGATCTGGGGACTGGGTATGACCCAGTGCACACCTACCAGATCACCTTCAACCTCTTGAGGGTGCTCAGAGTCTTCTCCTTGGACCGAAGACAACACTCTGAGCTGTCAGAGATCGGAGGCAACATCGGAAGCGGCATCACTGACCACGAACTTTCGTCTGTAAGAAACACGTGGGGCCAGCTGGCGTGTGTCGGACTGCTGTTGTTCATCGTGATCAACGAGAGGAATTCCCCTTGCAGACCAAACAGAGCTCGAGAACCGAAGCGTCCTCCAAAATGTAACGTTCGAGAACCGAAGCTTCCTCCCAAAAGAAACGTTAGACAACCGAAGCTTCCTCTGAAACCCAACATTCGAGTACTGGCGAGTCCTCCGAAACGTAACGTTCGAGCAAGCGTTACTCCGCACATATCTGTGAATATTCCAGAGAACGACATCAACCTCAGACCCTCAAACCAGGACTGGGACATTTTTCAATGTTGCTATAAATGTTGGTTTGTGTTCAAGATATGCGGACTAATAGTAGGAGTAGCAATAGTAataagcataataataataatatgcaagTACCTACCTTAA